A stretch of the Drosophila sulfurigaster albostrigata strain 15112-1811.04 chromosome 2L, ASM2355843v2, whole genome shotgun sequence genome encodes the following:
- the LOC133842579 gene encoding LOW QUALITY PROTEIN: RNA-binding motif protein, X-linked 2 (The sequence of the model RefSeq protein was modified relative to this genomic sequence to represent the inferred CDS: deleted 1 base in 1 codon) → MNPLTNMRNVLKLSEHELQNPNGKSWHDMYRGSAWIFIAGFPYTLSEGDIICVFSQYGEIVNINLVRDSKTGKSKGFVFLCYEDQRSTVLAVDNLNGIKILDRSLRVDHVADYKPPKDNEKLDEETLRLYMEGCAPKPINQSSSTVDVNIKKEKKDKHKRSKEKKSKKRRESSD, encoded by the exons ATGAATCCGTTAACAAATATGCGAAATGTGTTAAAACTTAGCGAACATGAGCTACAAAATCCAAATGGCAAGAGCTGGCACGACATGTACCGCGGCTCAGCGTGGATATTTATTGCCGGCTTCCCTTACACTCTCTCCGAGGGCGACATCATCTGCGTCTTCTCGCAGTACGGCGAAATTGTCAACATTAATTTGGTGCGCGACAGCAAAACGGGAAAATCAAAAggattc gtttttttgtgctaCGAGGACCAACGGTCAACAGTGCTGGCCGTGGATAACTTGAATGGGATTAAAATATTGGATAGATCATTGCGTGTTGACCATGTGGCGGATTACAAGCCGCCTAAGGACAACGAGAAATTAGACGAAGAGACGTTGCGACTCTACATGGAAGGATGTGCTCCAAAGCCCATTAATCAGAGTTCTAGCACTGTTGATGTTAACATTAAGAAGGAAAAGAAGGATAAGCATAAGAGATCcaaggaaaaaaaatcaaagaaacgACGTGAGAGTTCAGAttag
- the LOC133850086 gene encoding uncharacterized protein LOC133850086 — protein sequence MHLMYLVMLALLSIVGAAPTNNLEHDLREAIKDALILINKDEIRIMITLAKSIVSHNIAPKKEIDQWQSYSEKISTWNVTFTRDYARLEETDLPKFSKAKNDQYTNGEYSNFKSEFDTLRAQRYATCKVNAMEILEAAKKSGVTHTLIDYISKLKDLTNERFVIEMCINLNIKL from the exons aTGCATCTTATGTACTTAGTGATGTTAGCTCTTCTG AGCATCGTAGGTGCTGCTCCAACTAACAATCTTGAACACGATTTGAGAGAAGCTATCAAGGACGCTCTAATACTCATCAATAAGGATGAGATAAGAATTATGATTACCTTAGCTAAATCAATTGTGTCTCATAATATTGCTCCTAAAAAGGAAATTGATCAGTGGCAGTCATATTCCGAAAAGATAAGCACTTGGAATGTTACCTTCACTAGAGATTATGCTCGACTAGAAGAAACTGACCTACCTAAATTTTCAAAGGCGAAAAACGATCAGTATACAAATGGGGAATATTCCAATTTTAAATCTGAGTTTGATACTCTAAGAGCTCAACGATATGCGACATGTAAGGTGAACGCAATGGAAATTCTAGAAGCAGCAAAGAAATCAGGAGTCACACATACTCTCATAgattatatatcaaaattaaaagatttaaCAAACGAAAGGTTTGTCATTGAAATGTGCATTAATCTCAacataaaattgtaa
- the LOC133842563 gene encoding probable RNA polymerase II nuclear localization protein SLC7A6OS isoform X1: MPAVVRIKRRIDEEPHTAFVLNGKRRRLQNDENAPSETATTTGTASNTDNKEELSQVLLKFAGTLDKQDDSATKQFAAARLNKEAAKELVARSQSSDSSIAAAQRRDRQRQEAQQTSREQRYRVVNCLRTTLQEETENDANAPCRPQASTGTTTTADHREITIVDIEESQQQRQQQQLQQPADSDVGYVYDLYVPENEMEASYVDMLDDNYLSLRPVDEIVWEDCYNDGDEDCDSDDSNQENYYTNEYPDDDEANLGSDDELRHKMDKLMFDDDDEDDECESSEDEDYNTFQDPYVHTIDTEADAFVDDVDFCNVDRQGSAYERFKRRILREAEGLDSNSDDDDDDEDYNPDEFADARDIFSDSD, from the exons ATGCCTGCTGTGGTGCGCATCAAACGCCGCATTGACGAGGAACCGCATACGGCCTTTGTACTCAATGGCAAGCGTCGACGCCTGcaaaatgatgaaaatgcGCCATCAgaaacagctacaacaacaggGACTGCATCAAACACAGACAACAAAGAAGAATTAAGTCAAGTGCTGTTAAAATTTGCCGGCACATTGGACAAACAG GATGATAGCGCAACCAAACAATTTGCGGCCGCACGACTGAACAAAGAAGCGGCCAAAGAGCTGGTGGCTCGTAGTCAGAGCAGCGATTCCTCCATTGCTGCTGCCCAACGTCGCGATCGTCAGCGCCAGGAGGCGCAGCAGACGTCACGAGAGCAGCGGTATCGTGTGGTGAACTGCTTGCGGACCACACTTCAAGAGGAAACGGAAAATGATGCCAACGCCCCCTGTCGGCCACAAGCATCAACGggcacaacaaccacagctgATCATAGGGAAATCACAATTGTTGACATTGAAgaatcacagcagcagcggcaacaacaacaattgcaacagccAGCAGATTCAGATGTTGGCTATGTGTATGATTTATATGTGCCAGAGAATGAGATGGAGGCATCGTATGTTGATATGCTGGATGACAACTATTTAAG TCTGCGTCCAGTGGACGAGATCGTTTGGGAGGATTGCTACAATGATGGGGATGAAGATTGCGATTCCGATGACTCCAATCAGGAGAATTACTATACCAACGAGTAtcctgatgatgatgaggcaAATCTTGGCTCCGATGATGAGCTGCGTCACAAAATGGATAAACTAATGTTTG atgacgatgatgaggacGATGAGTGCGAGTCCAGCGAGGATGAGGATTACAATACCTTCCAGGATCCATATGTGCACACCATCGATACCGAGGCCGATGCCTTCGTGGATGATGTGGACTTTTGCAATGTGGATCGTCAGGGCAGCGCCTATGAACGCTTTAAGCGTCGTATTCTACGCGAGGCCGAAGGACTCGACTCAAATtccgacgacgatgatgatgatgaggactATAATCCTGATGAGTTTGCTGATGCCAGAGATATATTCAGCGACAGCGATTAA
- the LOC133850830 gene encoding uncharacterized protein LOC133850830, whose translation MNLTYLVIFALLSIVGAAPTNDLQHDLRKATEDAQILINKDEIRASITLAKSIMAHNFATKEENDQLQSYCDKLSTWNVTISRDFTRLEETGIPKFSKADLDPYTNGEYDKIISDFEALKAQRYATCKANAMEILEAAKKSGVTHILIDNISKFNDLTDEKFVSEITRYLS comes from the exons ATGAATCTTACGTATTTGGTGATATTCGCTCTTCTG AGCATCGTAGGTGCTGCTCCAACCAACGATCTTCAACACGATTTGAGAAAAGCTACGGAGGACGCTCAAATACTCATCAATAAGGATGAGATAAGAGCTTCGATTACCTTAGCTAAGTCAATTATGGCGCATAATTTTGCAACTAAAGAGGAAAATGATCAGTTGCAGTCATATTGCGATAAGTTAAGCACTTGGAATGTTACCATCTCTAGAGATTTTACTCGACTAGAAGAAACTGGCATACCTAAATTTTCAAAGGCGGATCTCGATCCGTATACAAATGGGGAATATGACAAAATAATATCTGATTTTGAAGCTCTAAAAGCTCAACGATATGCGACATGTAAGGCAAACGCAATGGAAATTCTAGAAGCAGCAAAGAAATCAGGAGTCACACATATTCTCATAGATAACATATCAAAATTTAACGATCTAACAGACGAAAAGTTTGTCTCTGAAATTACCCGATATCTgtcataa
- the LOC133850304 gene encoding uncharacterized protein LOC133850304, protein MHLTYLVIFALLSFVGAAPTNNLEHDLREAAEDAQILINKDEIETMITLAKSIVSHNIAPKKEIDQWQSYSDKLSTWNVIFTRDYAQLEQTEIPHNSYAKFDQYTNGEYSKLKSNFLARRAQRYSTFKVNALEIVESAEKAGITHILLDKKSTLLDKSSEEFFDEMILCLYRKL, encoded by the exons ATGCATCTTACGTATTTAGTGATTTTCGCTCTGCTG AGCTTCGTAGGTGCTGCTCCAACTAACAATCTTGAACACGATTTGAGAGAAGCTGCGGAGGACGCTCAAATACTCATCAATAAGGATGAGATAGAAACTATGATTACCTTAGCTAAATCAATTGTGTCGCATAATATTGCACCTAAAAAGGAAATCGATCAGTGGCAATCATATTCCGATAAGTTAAGCACTTGGAATGTAATCTTCACTAGAGATTATGCTCAGCTGGAACAAACTGAAATACCTCATAattcatatgcaaaatttgATCAGTATACAAATGGGGAATAttccaaattgaaatcaaattttctTGCACGAAGAGCTCAACGATATTCGACATTTAAGGTAAACGCATTGGAGATTGTTGAATCAGCAGAGAAAGCAGGAATCACACATATTCTATTAGATAAAAAATCAACACTGTTGGATAAATCAAGCGAAGAGTTTTTCGATGAAATGATTCTTTGTCTTTAtagaaaattgtaa
- the LOC133842563 gene encoding uncharacterized protein LOC133842563 isoform X2 → MPAVVRIKRRIDEEPHTAFVLNGKRRRLQNDENAPSETATTTGTASNTDNKEELSQVLLKFAGTLDKQDDSATKQFAAARLNKEAAKELVARSQSSDSSIAAAQRRDRQRQEAQQTSREQRYRVVNCLRTTLQEETENDANAPCRPQASTGTTTTADHREITIVDIEESQQQRQQQQLQQPADSDVGYVYDLYVPENEMEASYVDMLDDNYLRLYYPFNYYNNCYW, encoded by the exons ATGCCTGCTGTGGTGCGCATCAAACGCCGCATTGACGAGGAACCGCATACGGCCTTTGTACTCAATGGCAAGCGTCGACGCCTGcaaaatgatgaaaatgcGCCATCAgaaacagctacaacaacaggGACTGCATCAAACACAGACAACAAAGAAGAATTAAGTCAAGTGCTGTTAAAATTTGCCGGCACATTGGACAAACAG GATGATAGCGCAACCAAACAATTTGCGGCCGCACGACTGAACAAAGAAGCGGCCAAAGAGCTGGTGGCTCGTAGTCAGAGCAGCGATTCCTCCATTGCTGCTGCCCAACGTCGCGATCGTCAGCGCCAGGAGGCGCAGCAGACGTCACGAGAGCAGCGGTATCGTGTGGTGAACTGCTTGCGGACCACACTTCAAGAGGAAACGGAAAATGATGCCAACGCCCCCTGTCGGCCACAAGCATCAACGggcacaacaaccacagctgATCATAGGGAAATCACAATTGTTGACATTGAAgaatcacagcagcagcggcaacaacaacaattgcaacagccAGCAGATTCAGATGTTGGCTATGTGTATGATTTATATGTGCCAGAGAATGAGATGGAGGCATCGTATGTTGATATGCTGGATGACAACTATTTAAG GTTGTATTATCCGTTTAATTACTACAACAACTGCTACTGGTAA